ccttcttattttattttcgcaataaaaagtatcctataaccttcttcgtattatggtcgcaaactgtgccaagtttcatttgaattcattcaattttttcagcgtgatgctcggtcaacaaaaaatacggacagacagacaagaaatcgaaaaaaatatttttggcttcagtatcgattgtataatgcccttcattaaaattttttaaaatatattcaatgtacagaatttgagctgttacagttttattataagtacagataGAAAATAACGGGAATTTTTAATTGCCATTAACCACAAACCTGGGAATTcgaatgattattttattctctATGAAATATTTGTGTATTATCAGTTCGTATTAGATAATGTGTGTAATTTAAAGTGTTAAAGGTATGTACATAGATACTGTTTATAAGGTATGTAcatagataattataataaaatttatgaaaaatgaatttttatcataattttctttggttattttttttgtatattttgacaGCTATTTTAATATTCAGTCACAATCaattttatagttaaataatgataattaaattcAGCACAGCAATTCTTAATTATTGACTGATATAAATTGTGTAACGcctgattaaaaaataaacatattctgTGAAACTATATGAAGTTTGTTAAACAGTACACAAGTTCAAAAACTAAACAACTCTGTTTTAAATATcgcaaaattaaaaacttattaaatatttgaaatatttattctttattataatatctatttttattattaaatatttttactggtATAGTAATGAAATGTAGGTAAGTTATCTAGTAATCAGCCCTGTCGAATAGGAGGGGGACGGATAGCAGGAATAGATTTTTTATATCGTGCTAGGTGAACTTCATTCCTGTTGTAGAGCCCATTGCCGATGTTATTGTGGATAGTGCACCCAACGCAATGTATCATTTTGTCAGTCTCATGTCTGTAAGAAATACATTGATTATAGTTATAGGTACACAAAAAATCTTAcacttaaaacaaaacatcaaaacATCGTCTCTTATTCGGttcaatgttgagcacgagtctcctctcagcataGATCCACgagtactattttttttttttttgtgtagaaAATATACCCCCAAGTGATTTTCTGCCGATTTTCTGCCGGAAAAGTAAAaccatgttttaaaaatctgtagTTTGGTAAAAgagaaaaagtatataacctcTTATAAGTTATCTAAACCtaaaatttttagtatattatgtacctactatataactaaactaaacataacatttaattaataggttttataataatactagcggacccggtcaagcaaGGAAGAACATGAAGTTGCTTGCACACGTCAGAATAGAAGTTCGAAATTTCACCTTCCTTCAACCTTCCAATATTATCACATTAAATAAATcgtaatttcatcattatcgaaCAATACGTCGTCCGTCGGGTATATTAGaatgatataaaattaaagtattttttatttacctgaTGCCGTTTCTACCCAGACTTAAATATATTCCATGGCCCCTATGATCGTTGTTATCgtagttaaagttatttcttTGGTACCCTTCACGACTTCTGAACCCACCACCATTATATTGGTCATCACCTTCATATCCTCCACGACCTCTAGATTCTTTTCCATCACGATCAATGTCTTCTCCTTCACCAAATCCGTATTCATTACTATTGTGACCATTACCATTTAGATATGCTTTACTATATCCATTTCTATTGCCGTTATACTTTATGTCACTATCTTGATTTCCTTCATAATTGTTATTGTCTCTTTCACCGAGTCTGTATCCGTCACTATCCCAGAGAAATTCTTTGCTGTCTCTGTTTTCTTCACCATCACGACTTTTGACACTACCTTTGTATCTTTCATAAATACCTGTGTCTCCTGCAGCAAATCTGTATCCATCATTTTTCTCGTCGACGCTACCGTGGTATACTTTACTTTTTCTATTTCCTTCACTGTCATAGTTTTTGACTTCATATTGATATCCTTCAACATTACCGGTTTCTATGTCGTCAGTATTATTGTCATCACGGTCATGACGATTATTTCTATAAATTGCGTCATCACTAGTTATGCTATCGCCTGAGGATCTTTCGCGATCTATATAGCCATCTATATCACGGCTAAAGTCACTTATTTGATGCCCATTACCATTTCTGTATTCTTTACTATCATAAATTTCTCCAACACTTTCGAATCTTTGACGATATCTGTTTTCAGACGATTCGGGTCCATATTGACTATAACTACTATCTTGATATCTATCACCACTTCTGTATCCATCACTGAAATAATTATTGTCGTTATTCTCTTGGTATGCTTCGTGATATTTGAGTTCTTCGCCGTTACGGTTATCGTTACCATCTTGATTACCAGAATTATATTccctattatttatattatatcccTCATTTTCTCTTGAAACTTCGTCAGATCTTTCGGTATGATACCTATGTCTATAAagaatattgtattaaataaataatttgtaagtaagattttttttacgaaaaatCGGTCAAAGATTGAGAGTCAGAGAGTCTGCGGTAGCCAGaatttcgtaattttattaaaacttgactttaatattaaaatttgaaaaacaattGTATATTGACCGTTAAAATCTGTTATTACTTATAGCCAATATAAACTAAACTTCTGTGCTTAGTGTGTCTGATGCATAACTTCAGAGCTTAGTATGTctaatagggttccgtagtcaacaaaaattttattttttagggtacctgcAAGTAAAGtgggaatgattttttttcaatccttTATCTCATTCTGTGGAGTATCGTTACATATAAAGATTATAATAGGGTCTTGAAAaaatcttaagaaattaaacaactTTGTTAATTCGCAAAATGAAAacttattcaatattttaaacatttattattggTAAGTAAGTTCTCTAGTAATCAGCCCTGTCGAATGGGAGGGGGACGGGTTGGACGGACGGGACGAGCAGGGATGGATTTTTTATATCGTGCTAGGTGAACTTCATTCCTGTTGTAGAGCCCGTTGCCGATGTTATTGTGGATAGTGCACCCGACGCAGTATATAATTTTGTCCGTCTCAGACCTGAGAGAAAAATATTGATGCTTAGTATTTGCGTTATCAagtatcaatattaatttgggTAAACAGTGCATGTATGCCTCAATAAAATGCTCtaccaattcactaactttgacgtatgttagagAACATAATACGAAGACATCCAGTACCTACTGGTTGTCAGTAGTCGTAATACCTAGTAGTAGACAGTCAGTCAgtcgtggatatcataaagtaggtagatgacatttcccagttgacattgatttttgttaacgatgaactttacggaatacgaataATGCTTACTACTTAGGTTAGTAAATTGGACATTACGGACTACCACAGGACTACTGTAGCCAATTGCTTGGACTGGAGTTTAGATTTTTGTGATGTGGTGGTGGTGGAATATATCAGGTTTCAAGAGTCCAGACCTTCAACCGTCCAAGTACAAAAGCGTatgtcttttaatatttttctcggcataatataaaaaatcatgtcTCGAGTCGCCAGTCACTCAAaagtaaataggcatcttcttcAATGTATTATCGCGTAATGTCGAGCATAGTTGCAGCCAAGCGTTAgcctataaaatgtaaaaaaagattCTTATAACCTTCGTAAGGGTACAACAACGTTAAGATTTTTAAGAGAAGCTAACGGTTTGGCAACATGAGATATGATTCCTCTGATATTTTGTACAAAGTGTCAAAAAACTTCTTGGAATATTGAAGATTAGTAGCCTTAAAAccttatctatggtaggagctTGGGCTAATAAACTTCTAGTCTACCTGACGACTCCGCACCGGAATGCGATGAtagtcgaccccctactaggtgaactgacgacaccaagcgtgttgcagggagccgctggatgctggtgacttgagaccgttttatttggaagtccatgcaagaggcctatgtccagaggtggacgtccattggctgttgacgatgatggtgatgatgatgatgatgatgatgatgatgatgatgatgatgatgatgatgatgatgatgatgatgatgatgatgatgatgatgatgatgatgatgatgatgatgatgacaatcgCAGACTCTCGGTCTATTACGGTATGGCAAAATTACCTGACTGTAATACCCATATTATAGCCGCTGTCCTCACTATGATTGGGATAGTCTTCCACGTGACCACCATCGCGATTTCCCCATAGACGTCTGAAATTTAAAATCGTAATAATTACAGGGATACTTTCgctttatgtttttaaatattttaatatcgtagtagtcgtcgtcatcaacccatattcagctcactgacgagctcgagtctcctctcagaatgagagaggttaggccaaccacgctggcccaatgcggattggcagacttcacacacgcagagaattaagataattctctggtatgcaggtttcctcacgatgttttccttcaccgattgagacacgtgatatttaatttcttaaaatgcacacaagtgaaaagttggaggtgcatgccccggaccggattcgaacccacaccctccggaatcggaggcagaggtcatatccactgggctatcacaagcttttttttatacattgtaATATGTAGTACAAAATGTTGATAGCCGTTATAGCAAAAGTTATGTTCCATGATTACTGGaatcaaattttataattataattagttttttataatGGTATGATGAGCCCTATTAGATTCGGTTACATTAgatgatactaatataaatagttttaagcTTTCAGTGTTGAGGAGAAACACCGACACCTTGTAGATAATGTTAAAAACATATGGTGTATACTCTAAAAATCCTAGCCAGTATAGTAGCTGCGCGCAGTGTGACCTTTGGTTATGAATTCGGCCATGGTTTTTTAGACAACTTAACCTATCTACTCTGAAtttaatcattaacaactcatattcggctcactattaagcacgagtctcttctcagagttaagttaattaagtaggttgggcaaatagtccaccacactagaccaatgcggattggcagacttaacacacgtggagatttaagaaaattcataggtatgtaggtttcctcacgatgttttgccttcCCCGTTTAAGAcattattagtatagtattaacacatgatatttaatttctttaaatgtttACTGTACTTcttaaaatgtaactaaaacctacaccctctgaatCAATGATAAATGAACATTAACTGGGctataacaaaatttaatttaaaaaaaatccattccATTCATTATACAGATACGTAGAGTCCTTTCTAATCTCTAATATCTATACTATGATAGCTTCGTAGTCTTTGAATATAAACAGATATCAATATGGTACCTTCCACCAACGTTGCTCTGAAAGCCGCCCGTGCCTCCAGCAAAAGTCAGACCACCGTcatcactgaaaaataaatcacCAAATCAAGCTTCTGTTGTTGATTCCTGGATCGCGCTGTGAAGTATTGAGATTCTTCTTCCGAAAAAAATATAGAGAAATCTTCAGTAAATTCTCAGTTCAGAATTGGTAAAGCTATTTCAATTATCAATCCAATCCAAAACAATTCTGAACTGAGAATTTCTCTGAAGTCGGCAACGGcctttatgtattatattattctcACAATTCTcactttaatgttttatttattctaaaaatctaattatttttgaagCTCTTTCTAATCCTGGCAAGCAGATTCTAATCCTAATCAGCATTGTAGCTGATCGCGGCGTGACTGTTGGTAATGATATTTTGGGTAGGAATTTTTAGTCAACCAACTCGCTATacatactcagaggcacaattatccaccctctttaatatgacgcgagtatattaaagtgagcGGATAATTGCGCCCCTGAGAATGTATAGCGAGTTTTAAACATAGGTACTAAATTTATGTGAAAATATATTCATCCATTAGTAAATGGATAGGTCGTTTTAATTCGAAtcctctatttttattattttccttttaatttggGTACATccttgaatggaaaaagattaaGGAAACGTTACCTTCCACCAACGTTGCTGTCGAAGCCGCCCTGACCACCAGCAAATATCAGTCCACCGTcatcactaaaaaaaaatcaccaaatCATGCTCCTGTTATTGAATGTATGGTTGGGAAgggaaatattgagatttttcttaatagaagagaaaaaaaaagctatttCAACGTCCACCACCTTTGCCTTCATTATTCCAGGACTCTCCTCTTAAAGGAGAGGGGAAAGGTGTGAATAAGAACATTGTTGGAAAAATAGTAAACCACATTAGTCGGTGGTTCACGGTGCTTTTTGTAATTGATGATATGGACTTTTccaagttattttaaatttatttgttgtacAATATATTCACGACATAATAGTAGATTTTTGTGATATAACAATAAACATACCAGggatacctacctaaatatttgACGGACATATATCTTTTACGTTAAACCCTACGACATTCtaaacaaaatttaacacttacGTAGGAATACAGTAGGTTGTAGTAATTGcaacacaaaaaacaaaaaacaggcCAAAACACATCTTGACgattaactttatttttcacTGTACTACTCGAATTTCTCTACGCagatgatattttaattaaaatagtatttataCTGTTGAGttgtacttattattttacttgTCTTCTTTGATATAGTGTACAACTGATAACAAAGGTTAATGCGATATTGACTTGAGTCGCAAGCGTGAATATAGACCgtttcaatgtacctactaaatattGGTTTTGAATAATAAGAGAAATTATCATACTTTTCACACGGAAATGCGAATTCGCAATTGACTCCAAATCTCTTAAGGATGCTTCGGAGTTGttgaccctaccggcaaagatgtaccgtcaagcgatttagcgttccggtacgatgtcgtgtagaaaccgaaaggggtctggattttcatccacctcctgacaagttagcctgctttcatcttatCTTAGGTCGCGTCATGAATTACCAgcacgtgagattgtaggcttcaaggatccagaccctcaactacctaagtataaagtatgattttattatatttttatcggcataatatgagaaatgatatccccattcgCTCGACACTTGGCTTAATCGCAACCTTTCTCTAGAaacccttgaagtttcaaattaaacagTGTTTTTCTAAGGTTTGTTGCGaaactaagtgactggcgactgagaatataatttctcatattatgcttaggaaaacataaaaaaacactatACTTGGACGATTAAGGGTCTGCATCCTTAAAACCTTCTACCTCCCAAAGtcaccacgatccaaactccataattggctaccatacttacttgTGGTAGGTTGAGCTGACAAACTGCTTTTATGAAACGACGAAGGTCTGAGGTCACAGGCTCTTAGGCTGTTAACCCCTAAATGCACAacgaggggtgttataagtttatcGCTACATGTGTATGTAATGAAAACAACTGAACACTTTTTTGACCCCGTTCACACATTGTAACACTATTTAAACTTTTCAGTAATTATAGAAAGAGTTTTGGAACttcctaaattaataaaataattgctaAATTTACTGTTACACTATTTAAttgattgaaaatattttggtaTGCAAATACTCTTCTTTAAAGATAACAATTGGTAAATGGTAACTATTAAAaatcactaaactaaaaaaggaacaCCAcgcattttaaaactttttcttaAAAACTAGCTTATATTGAATTTTGCTTAAATTAATTAGTTGCACCCTTCAAAGTCGATAGAACTCAGTctaaataaacaatgtttttatttcctGTACCGTTTCCTATATTCATAAAACTTCCTTGGGTCCAGGCTGgtcttctgaaaaaaaaataagtattaagcAAGGCAATTCGTTTGTGACTCACGGCAAGTACTGAACCGGTTTGACAAAAATTTTGAACGAAGATAGACTTTACCCCACAAAAACTAAATTGGAAtctagaataataataattattatatgataAGTACACACCTGCTGCTGAAGTTTTGGTTTCTGTCACCAACTTGTCCGTTGTTACCACGTATACCCCAATATTGTGTTCTGTCTCTGTTACTTGCTTGAACCCAGTTTGGAGTTCTGGCACCATTGCCTGCTTGACCTATATTTTGATATCTATCATTGTTACCAGCTTGACCTATATTTTGATTTCTAACACCGTTGCCTGCTTGGCCCATATTTTGATTTCTGTCATTGTTGCCTGTTTGACCCGTATTTTGAGTTCTGTCACTTTCGCCAGCTTGATGCATATTTTGATTCCTGCCACTATTGCCTAATTGATCCATTCTTTGAGTTCTATCATGGTCGACAGCTTGTATCATATTTTGGCTTCTGCCACTGTCTGCTTGATCCATGTTATGAGTTCTGTCACTGTTACTAGTTTGACCCATATTTTGATATCTGATAAAGTTGTCTACTTGACCCATATTTTGAGATCTGTGATTGTTGCTAGTTGGATCCATATTTTGAGTTCCACCACTGCTGCCAATTTCGCCTATATTTTGAGTTCTGTCATTTTTGCCAGCTTGACCTATATTTTGATTTCTACCACCGTTTCTTGCTTGACCCATATTTTGGACTCTTGAATACCTAAAGTTTCTGTTACCTGCATAGTTTTTGTTACCGTTTAGTCTCCAAAACCTGTATATGGGGCTTGAACCACCATTCATGCTTTCACGACGGAAGTCACGGTCCCCGCTTTGATATCTATTACCATACTGAAAACTTCCTTGGTTATCGTAGTTGTAGCTATAATCTTGTCGCCAATTACCAAAAACATTGTTTctgtaaagataaaaatattcaatttactGATACGACAAGTGATTTTGAAAGAGCAAGGAAACAATCTGTAATGTTTTCAACTAAACGAGGCTCATGTGGTTATTTTGGATCAGACCGAACAAACAAATATTGTTTGACAACGTCAGAAAGAGGATAAAGATTTTAGCTGTTAATGAATTCATCAGAATTGTAATGGTGACATAAACTATTAAACTTCCTAACGGCACccgcaaaaaaaataaatttacttctaCCAATTATCCTTATATTTCAAACGATTTACATAAAAACTTGATATTCTAGGTATATATTTTGACCTTCCGCAGGCATCATTCTATATGTTTGTTAAAATATCATGACCTATAGTggtttttgagtttatcgcgaagAGACATACACACAGCGCACGGAggattaatttgtataaattctGCATACAAGAAGTAATTCCTAATTTTAATGCTGTTGAAGCTTTGTGTACTGATAACTGCAGTTACTTTCTAAGTACTTAGAGAGGAAGGAGATAAAACAATGTTAACTCTCAGAGGAGGAAAAGTATGTTCCTCTTCAggaaaagtttaaagaaataggcattttaacagtagcctgtcagtatatatataacagtatagtttatgtaagacaaaatattaatttgtacaaacgaaaaggagatctaaacccacgtcttactagacacgggcataagttagttatttctgcatatcgtctccaaagagttaaaaaatcttttgtgggtttagGTGTACTCTtatataacaagatccccaagactgtgatggacttgccaatgcacaactttaagcaatgtgttaaaaaacatttacttagtcgaggttactacactattgatgagttccttaacgacaaaggtgcttggaggccattggatcagcttccaccttcacacaggaaataaaactataagaaattgtaatttaattgttatcaaatgtaaattgtaatactgtatgactttttcaaaagagcaactgttgagtttcttgccggtatcttctcagcagaacctgccttccgaaccggtggtagaatctttacaaatagtcaactgacgtgtcaaaagtgcttgtaaactgagcctacttgaaataaatgaattttgaattttgaatttgaatttgaaggaAGTACAATATCTTACGATAGACATTTTTTCGCATCTGTATTTAGGCTGTATTTATCAGGGTAACAAAAGCTGctctttatacatttttaacattttattatttcaagcggacgcccgcgacttcgttcgcgtggtataaatttatgtaaacttttaacccctatttcaccattctatttatattttcgcatgtttaatacataataaatagtccactaatctttttacaaaaattgaATGGTTATTAATGGGTAGAAGTTTTCTTAGtataaatcgttttttttttttgaaatttttgatttagaaaaatttggaatgaaattattttgagtatttcttaaaaatgtaacgtaaaaaattaaggactttccatacaaattttcaacccctgtttcactgatttaattttcgtgactaaaagtattctataaacATATTTATGGTCATGTAAAAATCCTCCCGTCCAATTAGGCAGAAAAACTGTTGGATACGATAGTTCGAATGAGACGTTCTAATTAATGGCCACTCGGTGTTAGTCCGACCCCTTAACTGTAGAGGCCTTCAGCTATCAATACAGCTTTGAAGCTATATTGCACTTAGTAATCTATGTagcaaatatttcaaaatattgtttttaaaattcacttGTATGAGTTACTATATATTATTGCTGGTGTGGATATTTTTATCATAACCAAGATCTCGCCTGTTTCTAGAAAGGTAGATTTATGTCATAcgggtaaaatataaaatgttttttttttaaataaaaatagtgatttgactattaaaaaaaattggctgtctgtaaagtcgggttactaacgatagttgaacgtgataaCGCCATAAGAAAATCTGATGGAATGGgcgcatttttcaaaagaaaatgtccgtttttctaaaatactattaaatCTTCATAgatcaaaatatactttatttcttgtaaaataaaatggcaaccctagagcgaaggaacgacgcatgacgtaattttttttcgagtgtgcagccagctctatttaattataagacgttgtcacgtcaaaagttAAAACGACGAAATAGGAGCAGATGTATTGTTTggaatactttattttaaaatttaaataataatctgaattagtaacgtatttatattttgatgaaTAGATCATCCTTACTTAATTTTTACGAGATTACTTTACAtttcacattaattatttattttaattaacatttaataataatacttattataaattaatttatgatcGATGGTAAAGGGTATAATTTTACaacttttataacttatacatttaattttgatattattttatttagtatcaCAACTACAAAACTCTTAAAAGCGTTCCTTAAAAAAATTATTCTCCGTGTATGAATACTCTATTGCTATTACTGGAACCGTTTCCAATATTATTCATTCTGCATCTCCTGCAACTGTGTTTGGGTTTAAATTCATGCGAATCATCTCCACTTTCACTATCCTCCTCACGTCTGAAAAACAATTTAACCATTatgttttttactttactttacttttttatttttcgatgTTATTTTGTTAGCacaagttttaaattattagtcaacataaattggatttttttttagatatggCGCTAGGTTTTATTGGATTTAGTTAGATAAAACCGTTTGTAAAGTACCGATTGTAAACATATTTTGCAATGGTAATAATGAGTAAGAATTAAAAATGCAAGCTAatgaaaaatgatgatgaatgtgttAGATATGATTATCttcttttacttattatttattaacttgacTGTGTATTTAAGTTTCCTTCATTACTTTTAATATGCCTCAACATCAAACTTTCATCTTAAGCTGATAGAACAgctttcatttaataatttactgaAGAAGTTTTACCTGTTGCCATCACCGTTTTGGTTCCGTCTTCCACTTGGCTTTCCTCGGCTTGGTGGATATCTATGGTTATCTACATCCCCGGAATCATCATTGTTTTTGAAGCCCCCTTGAGGTCCGTAGTTTCCTTGGTTTCCACGACCACCTTGAAATCCTTGACCACCTTGAAATCCACGACTACCTTGGAATCCGCGACCACCTTGTTCTTCATCTTGTTTGTCACCATCTTGTTCTACATCAGCTCCATCATTGTCTTGATTATCATCACCATTTTGATCACCACGGCTTACGCTTTTGTAACCATTATCACtgcaacaaaacaaatatttagaaatttaccttagttttcatatttttgtagatatttctATAGTTATTGTGTTTTCCGCGATTAATATTTTCCTAATATGTTAATAGGTAATTTTTAAGCAAATCAGAaacaattatattatacctTTCGACTTCAGTATTTCCACCATTTACATCAAATACTTCGACACCAAAATCGTCTTGATTGTTGCTGGAacacaaaatgattttttttaaataattattgatgATTGCAATATATAGTTATTGTCATAGTAACCAGAAAAAATGCTAATATTTAACGAAAGACATAtacaggaaaataaataaaaacaaaacacaccTCGTTTCAGTTTTTCCACGTGTTCTTCTCGGACTGTTTTTATACCTGTAAAGAAAAATGTAATTAGTTTTACACTTTATAATTTCGAATACTCGTTGATTTGACAGACATTTTTAGTTTATAGAATGATCATTAtctaactataaataaattatgaattgaATAAGTTGTAATCATAAAATAGATTTGGTACATGAGCATGAAgtaaaatatttcaatcaattGTCTGTCTTCAAAACACGTAAGTATACCAATAAGTAAtaacataatgtattttttaccaaTGTGCAAAGAAAATATGTCAAcagaaaacaaaatttcaattgAAAATATTACCATAGAAAATCTTACACCGGATAAGATATTCATCAAAAAATTACACACTGCATCCCAAGTCGTGTTATTTGATTTCTATCTCGTATctctaaaattttatttgtcaGATTACCAAACTATCTatgcaaattttatatttatgagaTAAATATCATGCAGTTTCATATGAGTGATATCATAAAGACAGACATAGATAACATAACTTACCAAGGGGCAGCttctattattgttattgttataacTACGCAGATAAGAAAGAACAGAGGCTTCATTTTGCGTCTGTTCAGTCGACTCTACGTTTACCTACTGACAACAAGGGCAGTAAAAAGCACTCATTTTATAATAACCTCTGATGATAAAGCCGGTTTAAGTTTACACGACTACAAGTAAACACGTAACCGCTGATGAACAACAATAACGATATTTATTTCGAATCATATTGTCctcataaattaataacatactTAATTACCTAGtcatgtatattattattctaaatatTAAAGGAATAGTcttatgaaaatataatttaagtctTAAGTCTTAGATTCATTGCAACCTTTTAAATCTTCATAGGTCTCTAACGAAGGGTTGGTATGACGTTATTGTGTCTAATGACTGTGGACACTATTTCTTATGTTTCATAATATGACAATCGGAAGATTTGGCCCCTGAGACTTGCTATCTCTTAACGCCATCG
This window of the Bicyclus anynana chromosome 6, ilBicAnyn1.1, whole genome shotgun sequence genome carries:
- the LOC112055715 gene encoding TBC1 domain family member 5 homolog A-like; protein product: MFKILNKHRYHTERSDEVSRENEGYNINNREYNSGNQDGNDNRNGEELKYHEAYQENNDNNYFSDGYRSGDRYQDSSYSQYGPESSENRYRQRFESVGEIYDSKEYRNGNGHQISDFSRDIDGYIDRERSSGDSITSDDAIYRNNRHDRDDNNTDDIETGNVEGYQYEVKNYDSEGNRKSKVYHGSVDEKNDGYRFAAGDTGIYERYKGSVKSRDGEENRDSKEFLWDSDGYRLGERDNNNYEGNQDSDIKYNGNRNGYSKAYLNGNGHNSNEYGFGEGEDIDRDGKESRGRGGYEGDDQYNGGGFRSREGYQRNNFNYDNNDHRGHGIYLSLGRNGIRHETDKMIHCVGCTIHNNIGNGLYNRNEVHLARYKKSIPAIRPPPIRQG
- the LOC112057223 gene encoding uncharacterized protein LOC112057223 — encoded protein: MCFGLFFVFCVAITTTYCIPTDDGGLIFAGGQGGFDSNVGGSDDGGLTFAGGTGGFQSNVGGRRLWGNRDGGHVEDYPNHSEDSGYNMGITVRSETDKIIYCVGCTIHNNIGNGLYNRNEVHLARYKKSIPARPVRPTRPPPIRQG
- the LOC112055713 gene encoding uncharacterized protein DDB_G0290685 isoform X3, which encodes MKPLFFLICVVITITIIEAAPWYKNSPRRTRGKTETSNNQDDFGVEVFDVNGGNTEVESDNGYKSVSRGDQNGDDNQDNDGADVEQDGDKQDEEQGGRGFQGSRGFQGGQGFQGGRGNQGNYGPQGGFKNNDDSGDVDNHRYPPSRGKPSGRRNQNGDGNRNNVFGNWRQDYSYNYDNQGSFQYGNRYQSGDRDFRRESMNGGSSPIYRFWRLNGNKNYAGNRNFRYSRVQNMGQARNGGRNQNIGQAGKNDRTQNIGEIGSSGGTQNMDPTSNNHRSQNMGQVDNFIRYQNMGQTSNSDRTHNMDQADSGRSQNMIQAVDHDRTQRMDQLGNSGRNQNMHQAGESDRTQNTGQTGNNDRNQNMGQAGNGVRNQNIGQAGNGARTPNWVQASNRDRTQYWGIRGNNGQVGDRNQNFSSRRPAWTQGSFMNIGNGTGNKNIVYLD
- the LOC112055713 gene encoding uncharacterized protein DDB_G0290685 isoform X2; translation: MKPLFFLICVVITITIIEAAPWYKNSPRRTRGKTETSNNQDDFGVEVFDVNGGNTEVESDNGYKSVSRGDQNGDDNQDNDGADVEQDGDKQDEEQGGRGFQGSRGFQGGQGFQGGRGNQGNYGPQGGFKNNDDSGDVDNHRYPPSRGKPSGRRNQNGDGNRNNVFGNWRQDYSYNYDNQGSFQYGNRYQSGDRDFRRESMNGGSSPIYRFWRLNGNKNYAGNRNFRYSRVQNMGQARNGGRNQNIGQAGKNDRTQNIGEIGSSGGTQNMDPTSNNHRSQNMGQVDNFIRYQNMGQTSNSDRTHNMDQADSGRSQNMIQAVDHDRTQRMDQLGNSGRNQNMHQAGESDRTQNTGQTGNNDRNQNMGQAGNGVRNQNIGQAGNNDRYQNIGQAGNGARTPNWVQASNRDRTQYWGIRGNNGQVGDRNQNFSSRPAWTQGSFMNIGNGTGNKNIVYLD
- the LOC112055713 gene encoding uncharacterized protein DDB_G0290685 isoform X1; its protein translation is MKPLFFLICVVITITIIEAAPWYKNSPRRTRGKTETSNNQDDFGVEVFDVNGGNTEVESDNGYKSVSRGDQNGDDNQDNDGADVEQDGDKQDEEQGGRGFQGSRGFQGGQGFQGGRGNQGNYGPQGGFKNNDDSGDVDNHRYPPSRGKPSGRRNQNGDGNRNNVFGNWRQDYSYNYDNQGSFQYGNRYQSGDRDFRRESMNGGSSPIYRFWRLNGNKNYAGNRNFRYSRVQNMGQARNGGRNQNIGQAGKNDRTQNIGEIGSSGGTQNMDPTSNNHRSQNMGQVDNFIRYQNMGQTSNSDRTHNMDQADSGRSQNMIQAVDHDRTQRMDQLGNSGRNQNMHQAGESDRTQNTGQTGNNDRNQNMGQAGNGVRNQNIGQAGNNDRYQNIGQAGNGARTPNWVQASNRDRTQYWGIRGNNGQVGDRNQNFSSRRPAWTQGSFMNIGNGTGNKNIVYLD